A genomic window from Salvia splendens isolate huo1 chromosome 11, SspV2, whole genome shotgun sequence includes:
- the LOC121754304 gene encoding 40S ribosomal protein S9-2, with the protein MVHVSFYRNYGKTFKKPRRPYEKERLDAELKLVGEYGLRCKRELWRVQYALSRIRNNARNLLTLDEKDPRRIFEGEALLRRMNRYGLLDESQNKLDYVLSLTVENFLERRLQTLVFKAGMAKSIHHARVLIRQRHIRVGRQVVNVPSFLVRVDSQKHIDFSLTSPFGGGRPGRVKRRNQKAAAKKASGGDGDEDDEE; encoded by the exons ATGGTGCACGTCTCGTTTTACCGCAATT ATGGTAAGACATTTAAGAAGCCTCGTCGTCCTTATGAGAAGGAGAGACTTGATGCTGAGTTAAAGCTTGTTGGAGAGTATGGCCTGAGGTGCAAAAGGGAGCTATGGAGGGTTCAGTATGCTTTGAGTCGTATTAGGAACAATGCTAGAAATCTTTTGACCCTTGACGAAAAGGATCCCCGTCGTATTTTCGAGGGTGAGGCCCTATTGAGGAGGATGAACAGGTATGGCCTGCTGGATGAGAGCCAGAACAAGCTCGATTATGTCCTGTCCCTCACTGTGGAGAACTTTCTTGAGCGCCGTCTCCAAACTTTAGTCTTCAAGGCAGGCATGGCCAAGTCTATTCACCATGCTAGAGTGCTGATTAGGCAAAGGCACATCAG GGTTGGGAGGCAGGTTGTCAATGTCCCTTCATTCCTTGTTAGAGTTGACTCCCAGAAACACATTGATTTCTCTCTCACTAGTCCGTTTGGCGGTGGTCGCCCTGGAAGAGTGAAGCGAAGGAACCAAAAGGCAGCTGCAAAGAAGGCTTCTGGTGGTGATGGAGATGAGGATGATGAAGAGTGA